A single Paenibacillus sp. FSL R5-0517 DNA region contains:
- a CDS encoding M56 family metallopeptidase gives MWKTRSKLLFTVGFGIPLLVFMQMFMYAMYKIFGWDIPFNLLWLCNHWMSRLGWLSVGHFLLALVLLTFAGTGWLLTVRMMKTRAAIHKLRSMEIRALSRELESTYHDLGQPSFIVVDKRSPVAFTIGLWRPYIVLSTGLLDMLDAEEEVAVVYHEVHHLWHRDPLKTTLLSVFAIMMPYIPVLKHTSKQYHIVREILADNEAIERTGNVAGIGSALLKLLRACPEPWGAKELTVQSSFADTSVNVRISRLLDPEQDVTLRLPRYAVLMSVTVFLLLSVLFVWSIG, from the coding sequence ATGTGGAAGACCCGCTCGAAACTTTTGTTTACCGTCGGGTTTGGCATTCCGCTACTCGTGTTCATGCAGATGTTCATGTATGCGATGTACAAAATCTTTGGCTGGGATATCCCGTTTAATCTGCTCTGGCTCTGCAATCATTGGATGAGTCGATTGGGTTGGTTATCCGTTGGACATTTCCTGCTGGCACTGGTCTTGCTGACCTTTGCAGGAACAGGCTGGTTGCTAACGGTACGTATGATGAAAACACGGGCAGCAATCCACAAGCTTCGCTCTATGGAGATTCGGGCGCTATCCCGTGAGTTGGAGTCCACATATCATGATCTAGGACAGCCAAGTTTCATTGTGGTGGACAAGCGTTCACCCGTCGCATTTACCATTGGTTTATGGAGACCCTATATTGTACTTTCCACTGGGCTACTGGACATGCTTGATGCAGAAGAGGAAGTAGCGGTTGTCTATCATGAAGTACACCATCTGTGGCACCGTGATCCTCTGAAGACGACGTTACTGTCGGTATTTGCAATCATGATGCCGTATATTCCTGTTTTAAAGCACACTTCAAAGCAATACCATATCGTTAGAGAAATTCTGGCAGACAATGAGGCCATTGAACGTACAGGCAATGTGGCAGGTATTGGAAGTGCTTTGCTCAAGCTACTACGTGCTTGTCCTGAACCTTGGGGGGCCAAAGAACTGACCGTACAATCCTCATTTGCGGATACGTCGGTGAATGTCCGAATTTCACGTCTGCTGGACCCGGAACAGGACGTGACGCTGAGATTGCCACGTTATGCTGTTCTGATGTCGGTTACTGTTTTCCTATTGCTGTCTGTCTTGTTTGTCTGGTCCATCGGATAG